One segment of Pleomorphomonas sp. PLEO DNA contains the following:
- a CDS encoding ATP-binding cassette domain-containing protein, protein MNADDGKPVLVRLEGVVKRFGDGAPALDDVSGEIRGGEITGLVGPDGAGKTTLIRLLTGLMQPEVGRITVLGHDARTEAPAIQASIGYMPQRFGLYEDLSVQENLDLYADMRGLPRRDRPSVFDELLTFTDLKRFTGRLAGKLSGGMKQKLGVACALIRKPRLLLLDEPGVGVDPISRRELWKMVENLTAEGIGVVWSTAYLDEAEACDNVLLMNSGKMLYAGTPSGLTDRVVGRVWRLTGIKDSRRRLLARLLDEDKVVDGVIQGEAIRLVLAEQGDAESVAKIAGIDPDRLVPATPRFEDAFVDMLGGGPSGRSALAESQSPLATGDGRPVIEARGLTKRFGDFTAADRITFDIPRGQIFGLLGPNGAGKSTTFKMLCGLLKPTEGEGRVAGFDLRRDAAEARNRLGYMAQKFSLYGDLSVGQNLDFFAGVYGLSGAGRRERIALMLDIFDLKRHATMSAKDLPLGLKQRLALAAAVMHEPEALFLDEPTSGVDPITRREFWTHINGLVEKGVTVLVTTHFMDEAEYCDRISLIYRGKSIALGSPDELKAKVATADRPDPTMEDAFVTLIEASEREAAA, encoded by the coding sequence GTGAACGCCGACGATGGCAAACCGGTCCTTGTCCGTCTCGAGGGCGTCGTAAAGCGCTTCGGTGATGGAGCCCCCGCGCTTGACGATGTTTCGGGCGAAATTCGAGGAGGCGAGATTACCGGCCTGGTTGGCCCCGATGGTGCTGGCAAGACCACGCTGATCCGACTGTTGACCGGGCTGATGCAACCTGAAGTCGGCCGCATCACAGTGCTGGGCCATGATGCACGAACCGAGGCGCCGGCCATTCAGGCGTCGATCGGTTACATGCCGCAGCGCTTCGGTCTCTATGAGGATCTTTCTGTCCAGGAGAACCTCGATCTTTATGCCGACATGCGCGGCTTGCCGCGTCGTGACCGACCCTCCGTTTTTGACGAACTGCTGACCTTCACAGATCTCAAGCGCTTTACCGGCCGGCTTGCCGGCAAACTGTCTGGCGGCATGAAGCAAAAGCTGGGCGTCGCCTGTGCGCTGATCCGCAAGCCGCGCCTATTGCTGCTTGACGAGCCGGGCGTCGGCGTCGACCCGATCTCGCGGCGCGAACTGTGGAAGATGGTCGAGAACCTCACGGCCGAGGGCATCGGCGTCGTCTGGTCGACCGCCTACCTTGATGAGGCGGAGGCCTGCGATAACGTGCTGCTGATGAATTCCGGCAAGATGCTCTATGCCGGTACGCCCTCCGGCCTCACAGATCGTGTTGTCGGAAGGGTTTGGCGCCTCACCGGCATCAAGGACAGCCGTCGCCGGCTTCTCGCTCGCCTTCTCGATGAGGACAAAGTCGTCGATGGTGTCATTCAGGGCGAGGCGATCCGGCTGGTTCTGGCGGAACAGGGCGATGCTGAAAGCGTCGCCAAGATCGCCGGCATCGATCCTGACCGCCTCGTTCCCGCCACGCCCCGCTTTGAGGACGCCTTCGTTGACATGCTGGGTGGTGGACCAAGCGGTCGCTCTGCACTCGCCGAGTCACAGTCGCCCCTCGCCACCGGAGATGGCCGGCCGGTCATCGAGGCACGCGGCCTTACCAAGCGGTTCGGCGATTTCACCGCCGCCGACCGCATCACCTTCGACATTCCGCGCGGCCAGATCTTCGGCTTGCTCGGCCCCAACGGCGCCGGCAAGTCCACCACGTTCAAGATGCTGTGCGGCCTCTTGAAGCCCACCGAGGGCGAGGGCAGGGTGGCCGGATTCGATCTTCGTCGCGACGCCGCCGAGGCGCGCAATCGCCTCGGCTACATGGCCCAGAAGTTTTCGCTCTATGGGGATCTTTCCGTCGGCCAGAATCTCGATTTCTTTGCCGGCGTCTATGGTCTGTCCGGTGCGGGACGCCGAGAGCGCATCGCTTTGATGCTCGATATCTTCGATCTCAAAAGACACGCGACCATGTCGGCCAAGGACCTGCCGCTCGGCCTCAAGCAGCGCCTCGCACTGGCCGCCGCCGTCATGCACGAGCCGGAAGCGCTGTTCCTCGACGAGCCCACGTCGGGCGTCGATCCAATCACCCGCCGCGAATTCTGGACACATATCAATGGTCTCGTCGAGAAGGGGGTGACGGTACTGGTCACCACCCATTTCATGGACGAGGCTGAATACTGCGATCGCATTTCGCTGATCTATCGCGGCAAGTCGATTGCCCTCGGCTCGCCCGACGAATTGAAGGCCAAGGTGGCGACAGCCGATCGCCCTGATCCCACCATGGAGGATGCCTTCGTCACGCTGATTGAAGCGAGTGAACGGGAGGCCGCTGCATGA
- a CDS encoding ABC transporter permease produces the protein MNAHRRGRTRRLMALIRKESFQIVRDPSSILIALVLPLILLFLFGYGVSLDTTHTRVGLVLEETTPTTLDLAASFQNSRYFDVTIGHDRREFTEDLVESRIGGFLVIPDGFTADLTAARHPAVQVIVDGADPNTANFVQNYAAGTVSTWETQRAAERALTATPLLVQQRFWFNPELKSRNFLVPGSISIVMTLVGTLLTSMVIAREWERGTMEAMMATPVTAWELLAGKIVPYFLLGLGSMSLCVVLAVFLFDVPFRGSILALYALSAAFLMPALGQGFLISAVTKNQFLASQLALLSGFLPSFLLSGFIFEINSMPTVIQYISLAVPARYLIPSLQSVFLAGDIWPMFLRAILILIGFGVVLFAIAIRKTAKRIA, from the coding sequence ATGAACGCTCACCGCCGTGGACGAACGCGCCGCCTCATGGCGCTCATTCGCAAGGAAAGCTTCCAGATCGTTCGCGACCCCTCCAGCATCCTGATCGCGCTGGTGCTGCCGCTGATCCTGCTGTTTCTGTTCGGTTATGGCGTGTCACTTGACACCACGCACACGCGGGTTGGGCTTGTGCTCGAGGAAACGACACCCACCACGCTCGATCTAGCAGCGAGCTTTCAGAATTCTCGCTACTTCGACGTGACGATCGGCCACGATCGGCGAGAGTTCACCGAGGATCTCGTCGAAAGCAGGATCGGCGGCTTCCTCGTCATACCCGACGGCTTCACCGCGGATCTCACGGCGGCTCGCCATCCGGCGGTGCAGGTGATTGTCGACGGCGCCGATCCCAACACGGCCAACTTCGTGCAAAACTATGCGGCCGGTACGGTTTCCACTTGGGAGACACAGCGGGCGGCCGAGCGGGCACTGACTGCAACGCCGCTCCTTGTTCAGCAGCGCTTCTGGTTCAATCCCGAACTCAAGAGCCGCAATTTTCTCGTGCCTGGTTCGATCAGTATCGTCATGACGCTGGTCGGTACGCTGCTCACCTCCATGGTGATCGCTCGCGAATGGGAACGCGGTACCATGGAAGCAATGATGGCGACACCGGTCACCGCCTGGGAGCTGCTTGCCGGCAAGATCGTTCCTTATTTCCTGCTCGGCCTCGGCTCTATGAGTCTGTGTGTCGTCCTTGCCGTGTTCCTGTTCGATGTACCGTTTCGAGGATCTATCCTGGCGCTTTACGCCCTATCGGCGGCTTTCCTGATGCCGGCGCTCGGGCAGGGATTTCTGATCTCGGCGGTCACCAAGAACCAGTTTCTCGCCTCCCAGTTGGCGCTGTTGTCTGGCTTCCTGCCGAGCTTCCTGCTGTCCGGATTCATTTTCGAGATCAACTCGATGCCGACGGTGATCCAGTATATTTCGCTGGCCGTGCCGGCCCGCTACCTGATCCCCAGTCTGCAATCGGTATTCCTGGCTGGCGACATCTGGCCAATGTTCCTTCGCGCCATCCTGATCCTGATCGGCTTCGGGGTCGTTCTTTTTGCCATAGCCATCCGCAAGACCGCGAAAAGGATCGCCTGA
- a CDS encoding ABC transporter permease — protein MGPTRLLALVRKEFLALFRDPKSRMILIAPPVLQLLVFSYAATLEVRNVDVMALNRDSGHWGAEFISRIEASPQFHLVQRTDNQAELHQAIDREWVIAAVEIGPDFSRDIEAGSTADLAVILDGRRSNASQIVAGYISSIATGLAAETPAGQRLASVRVGTVARNWFNPNLEFRWFMVPGLVASIAMLVGLLVTSLSIARERELGTFDQLMVSPLRTHEILIGKVVPPILIGFVHITLFILAAVWIFGIPLRGSLLALYGAAFFYLVSLVGFGLFISALAATQQQAILGAFLFLVPAMLLSGFATPIANMPEWLQVLTYVNPLRYFLVIVRGVFLKEIPLAEIVAETVPMAVIAGVTLPAAGWLFRSRLE, from the coding sequence ATGGGACCGACGCGCCTCCTCGCCCTTGTCCGCAAGGAATTCCTGGCTCTTTTCCGAGACCCCAAGAGCCGGATGATCCTGATCGCCCCGCCGGTTCTGCAATTGCTGGTCTTTTCCTACGCGGCCACACTTGAGGTGCGGAACGTCGATGTGATGGCGCTCAATCGCGACTCCGGGCATTGGGGAGCTGAATTCATCAGCCGCATTGAGGCCTCGCCGCAGTTTCATCTTGTCCAACGCACGGACAACCAGGCCGAACTCCACCAAGCAATCGACCGTGAATGGGTGATCGCCGCCGTCGAGATCGGCCCGGATTTTTCGCGCGATATCGAAGCCGGATCGACCGCCGATCTCGCGGTCATCCTCGATGGTCGGCGCTCCAACGCCTCACAGATCGTCGCCGGCTATATTTCGTCCATCGCGACCGGCCTTGCCGCCGAAACCCCGGCCGGCCAGCGGCTCGCCTCTGTCCGGGTCGGCACGGTGGCGCGCAATTGGTTCAACCCCAACCTTGAATTCAGGTGGTTCATGGTGCCGGGCCTCGTTGCCTCGATCGCCATGCTGGTCGGCTTGCTGGTGACCTCGCTTTCCATCGCCCGCGAACGCGAACTGGGAACCTTCGATCAGCTGATGGTGTCACCGCTCCGGACCCATGAAATCCTCATCGGCAAGGTGGTGCCGCCGATCCTGATCGGCTTTGTGCATATCACCCTGTTCATCCTCGCGGCCGTCTGGATTTTCGGCATTCCACTGCGCGGCTCATTGCTTGCCCTTTACGGTGCCGCCTTTTTCTATCTGGTCTCGCTTGTCGGTTTTGGTCTGTTCATCTCGGCACTGGCGGCCACGCAACAGCAGGCAATCCTCGGGGCCTTCTTGTTCCTCGTCCCGGCAATGCTGCTCTCCGGTTTTGCCACGCCGATTGCCAACATGCCCGAGTGGTTGCAGGTGCTCACCTACGTCAATCCGCTCCGCTATTTCCTGGTGATCGTGCGCGGCGTATTCCTGAAGGAAATTCCGCTTGCCGAAATCGTCGCCGAGACGGTGCCGATGGCAGTGATTGCCGGTGTGACACTGCCGGCCGCCGGCTGGTTGTTTCGTAGTCGGCTCGAGTGA
- a CDS encoding methyl-accepting chemotaxis protein, translating into MRWTVGRLGLKAWRLGISGKIVFGFLVALALMAVVAGVALRTFSQSNSVVSALAVRNLEVGIANDIQAKFLEYRRLSRELIYTSLPGTAEATEKQAELLRTAIANDIDKISDLGQRDTLKELSLEFDSYATELTRIGVEKAKLATMRTQSMEPAVAAVQKGLEDLAAIALATSDAATRDTVNEILRLVLQMQNQVNVALTNLDDDSAQAALDTLTTADSWIDSSAKSGPKELRSTFAELRDKASQYESDFTVIQASSLQNIKDVAALNDKVAAITDTLNAFMSVANKSQAALQAKSEEMLASSETMLWGISAGGLVLGLVLALLLGRGISRPIVSITGAMQRLSVGELAVAIPGLGRTDEVGTMAATLNVFKEGLQENERLRVEQDHAKGMTEERRRGELNQLADAFEMAVGGVVQSVVSASSQLQLAARSMTSATEEVSGQSITVASAAEEASTNVETVAASAEELASSIGEIKRQADESTRVASRAASDAQATANRVRELAESANRIGEVVNLIDNIASQTNLLALNATIEAARAGEAGKGFAVVAAEVKQLADQTSKATSQISRQIGEIQSSTQSSAEAIVGITSIIEQLNAIASSIAAAVDQQGAATNEIARNVAQASSGTHQVSQNIVGITQAATESSSAATQVLASADDLARQSDTLRGEVSRFLSSVRST; encoded by the coding sequence ATGCGCTGGACTGTTGGCAGATTGGGGTTGAAAGCTTGGCGGCTGGGCATATCCGGCAAGATCGTTTTCGGGTTCCTGGTAGCGCTAGCGTTAATGGCTGTCGTCGCTGGCGTGGCGCTGAGGACCTTCTCTCAATCCAACAGCGTAGTGAGCGCCCTCGCCGTCCGAAATCTCGAAGTCGGCATAGCCAATGACATCCAGGCGAAATTCCTGGAGTACCGCCGCCTCAGCCGAGAACTCATCTACACCTCGCTTCCCGGCACGGCCGAGGCAACCGAAAAGCAGGCAGAGCTGTTACGTACGGCGATTGCCAACGACATCGACAAGATTTCGGATTTAGGTCAGCGCGACACACTGAAGGAATTGAGCCTCGAGTTCGACTCCTACGCGACCGAGCTCACGCGCATCGGCGTTGAAAAAGCCAAGCTGGCGACCATGCGCACGCAGTCAATGGAGCCCGCCGTTGCTGCCGTGCAGAAGGGACTCGAAGACCTCGCAGCCATCGCGCTGGCTACCAGCGATGCCGCGACGCGCGACACCGTCAACGAGATCCTGCGGCTGGTCTTGCAGATGCAAAACCAAGTGAACGTCGCCCTCACAAATCTGGACGACGACTCTGCGCAGGCGGCACTCGACACGCTGACCACGGCCGATAGCTGGATTGATTCCTCGGCGAAGAGCGGCCCCAAGGAACTGCGTTCGACGTTCGCCGAACTGCGCGACAAAGCCAGTCAGTATGAATCCGATTTTACGGTCATCCAGGCGTCGAGCCTTCAGAATATCAAGGATGTCGCAGCGCTTAACGACAAGGTCGCTGCCATCACCGACACGCTCAATGCCTTCATGAGCGTCGCCAATAAGAGCCAAGCCGCCTTGCAGGCAAAATCCGAAGAGATGCTGGCCTCGTCGGAAACCATGCTGTGGGGCATCTCGGCCGGCGGTCTTGTTCTCGGCCTCGTACTCGCTTTGCTGCTGGGGCGCGGCATATCCCGTCCCATCGTGTCGATCACCGGTGCCATGCAGCGCCTTTCTGTCGGCGAGCTGGCCGTGGCCATCCCCGGTCTCGGTCGAACCGATGAGGTCGGAACGATGGCGGCGACGCTCAATGTTTTCAAGGAGGGGCTGCAGGAGAACGAGCGGCTGCGCGTTGAACAAGACCACGCCAAGGGGATGACCGAGGAGCGTCGCCGCGGTGAACTGAACCAACTGGCCGATGCGTTCGAAATGGCCGTCGGCGGCGTCGTTCAGTCGGTGGTTAGCGCCTCCTCGCAATTGCAGCTTGCCGCAAGATCGATGACCTCGGCCACCGAGGAGGTCTCGGGCCAGTCGATTACCGTTGCGAGCGCTGCCGAAGAGGCGTCCACCAACGTTGAGACCGTCGCGGCCTCGGCTGAGGAGCTCGCCTCCTCCATCGGCGAAATCAAACGCCAGGCCGATGAAAGCACCCGCGTTGCCTCCCGCGCCGCCAGCGACGCACAGGCTACGGCCAATCGCGTCCGCGAACTGGCCGAAAGCGCCAACCGCATCGGCGAGGTGGTCAATCTCATCGACAACATCGCCAGCCAGACAAACCTTCTGGCGTTGAACGCCACCATTGAGGCCGCCCGCGCGGGCGAGGCCGGCAAGGGGTTCGCGGTCGTTGCCGCCGAGGTGAAGCAGCTCGCGGACCAGACATCGAAGGCCACTTCGCAAATCTCCCGACAGATCGGCGAAATCCAATCGTCGACACAGTCGTCGGCCGAAGCGATCGTCGGCATCACCTCGATTATCGAGCAGCTCAACGCCATCGCATCGTCGATTGCCGCTGCCGTCGATCAGCAAGGCGCGGCGACCAACGAAATCGCCCGCAACGTCGCCCAGGCATCGTCGGGGACCCATCAGGTGTCGCAGAACATCGTTGGCATCACGCAAGCAGCAACCGAGTCTTCTAGCGCCGCGACCCAGGTACTGGCCTCGGCCGACGATCTCGCCCGACAGTCGGATACGTTGCGCGGCGAGGTGAGCCGCTTCCTGTCATCGGTACGCAGCACCTGA
- the ugpB gene encoding sn-glycerol-3-phosphate ABC transporter substrate-binding protein UgpB — translation MLKRSLIAGLALTFLSGSSFAATEITWWHAMGGELGKKLDEIVAKYNASQSDYKVTAVYKGSYPETMTAAIAAFRAKQQPDIVQVFEVGTGTMMAAKGAVYPVYQLMKDTGTAFDQKAFLSAVVGYYTDADGNMLSMPFNSSTPILYYNKDVFQKAGLDPEQPPKTWEDVETYSKKIMSSGAAKCGFTTGWISWVQLENFSAWHNKPIGTLQNGIGGINAELTVNGDLQVRHWTNLKKWQDEGLFEYGGPAGGNDAPPKFYSQECAIYMNSSASRAGVIANSKDFKVGFGMLPYYSDVQGAPQNSIIGGATLWVLKGHGEAEYKGVANFFTFLSSPEVQADWHQYSGYLPITEAAYKLGQDQGFYAKNPGSDVGIKQITLNPPTENSKGLRFGNYVQIRDVIDEEFQNLLAGKKTPKDALDSVVTRGNKLIADFRASNG, via the coding sequence ATGCTGAAGCGTTCCCTCATCGCCGGCCTTGCCCTGACCTTTCTGTCCGGGTCGTCCTTCGCTGCCACCGAAATCACCTGGTGGCATGCCATGGGCGGCGAACTGGGTAAGAAGCTCGACGAAATCGTCGCCAAGTACAACGCCTCGCAAAGCGATTATAAGGTGACCGCCGTCTACAAGGGCTCCTACCCTGAGACCATGACCGCCGCCATCGCCGCCTTCCGTGCCAAGCAGCAGCCCGACATCGTGCAGGTGTTCGAGGTCGGCACCGGCACGATGATGGCTGCCAAAGGCGCCGTTTATCCGGTCTACCAGCTGATGAAGGACACCGGCACCGCATTCGACCAAAAGGCTTTCCTGTCGGCAGTGGTCGGCTACTACACCGACGCTGACGGCAACATGCTGTCGATGCCATTCAACTCCTCGACGCCGATCCTTTATTATAACAAGGATGTCTTCCAGAAGGCCGGCCTCGACCCCGAGCAGCCGCCCAAGACCTGGGAAGATGTCGAGACCTATTCCAAGAAGATCATGTCGTCGGGCGCCGCCAAGTGTGGCTTCACCACCGGATGGATCTCCTGGGTGCAGCTCGAGAATTTCTCGGCCTGGCATAACAAGCCGATCGGCACCCTTCAGAATGGTATCGGCGGCATCAACGCCGAGCTGACCGTCAACGGCGACCTGCAGGTCCGTCACTGGACCAATCTCAAGAAGTGGCAGGATGAGGGGCTGTTCGAATACGGCGGTCCGGCCGGCGGCAATGACGCCCCGCCAAAGTTCTACAGCCAGGAATGCGCCATCTATATGAATTCGTCGGCCTCGCGCGCTGGCGTGATCGCCAATTCGAAGGACTTCAAGGTCGGCTTCGGCATGCTGCCTTATTATTCGGACGTCCAGGGTGCACCGCAGAATTCGATCATCGGTGGTGCCACGCTGTGGGTGCTGAAGGGCCATGGCGAGGCCGAATACAAGGGCGTCGCCAACTTCTTCACCTTCCTGTCGTCGCCGGAAGTGCAGGCCGACTGGCACCAGTATTCGGGCTATCTGCCGATCACCGAGGCTGCCTACAAGCTCGGCCAGGATCAGGGCTTCTATGCCAAGAATCCGGGCTCTGACGTCGGCATCAAGCAGATCACGCTGAACCCGCCGACTGAGAATTCCAAGGGTCTGCGCTTCGGCAACTACGTTCAGATCCGCGACGTCATCGACGAGGAGTTCCAAAATCTCCTCGCTGGCAAGAAGACCCCGAAGGACGCCCTCGACTCGGTCGTGACGCGCGGCAACAAGCTGATCGCCGACTTCCGGGCGTCGAACGGTTAA